Part of the Aptenodytes patagonicus chromosome 2, bAptPat1.pri.cur, whole genome shotgun sequence genome, TTTGCTGTGTAGTCGTCTGAGGCTCCTGTCCTGTCAGTGAAGTGAGAGAGGTTTCTGTAAGGGAATTTCAGGATGGAAAAGTATTTGAGAGTCTGAATAGCCCTCTGAAGGAGTTTGCCTTTATAGAAGGGAACTTCTGGAGAATCAGCCCCTAATTCAGATACACCACTTAGGTGACTAAAGGCTGTGGAGCAGGAATATCTCCATGCCAGGTAGGTGGTGGCTGCTCTAAACTCCTTAACTTCAGCAGTAGAAGAGAGGGTgaactgtttctgttttgcagcagcaTGTGATACCTTTCCAGTTTGAGATGTctattctaaatatttttgcatgtctTGCAGGTCTGGTGTGAAACGAATTTGCGAAGGTGCATCAGTGACTTCCATCGATTTATTTGCGAGACGTGTAACAAGGCATTCCCCATGCTTTCAGCGCTCAAACTGCACACAGAAACTCATGTGGTGGATCAGGGAAAAGACAAGCACAAGCCACAGTCCACGACCCCACCCGGCGAGACCCCAGACCAGAAAGCCTTCATGGCATCCTTGGGCCTACAGTACACCAAAGACATCAAGCCTATCAAGCAGGAGGACAATACACAAGATGAGGTCCAAGAAATGCGGCTCAGAGCACTGAAGAGTAACCTACCTCAGGAACCCGGCAGCACCGGTCTGCTCAGCCTCTCTCCTCTGGAAGCTGCGTCTATGGGAGGGTCATTTTCAGTCCTTCCTcctacaaaagaaaacataaagctcCTCTCGCTGCAGCCTTTCCAGAAGGGTTTTATCATCCAGCCTGACAGCAGTATTGTGGTAAAACCCATCTCCAATGAGTCTGCCATTGAGCTGGCGGACATTCAGCAGATCTTGAAGATGGCTTCTTCCGCTCCTCCTCAGATCAGTCTTCCTCCACTTTCTAAGGCACCTTCTGTCCCTGTGCAGTCCATTTTCAAGCATATGCCACCGCTGAAGCCAAAGCCTTTGGTAACGCCCCGAACAGTCGTCGCAACCTCTACACCTCCTCCTCTTATCAGTGCCCAGCAAGCCTCCCCTGGCTGCATCAGCCCAAGCCTCCCACCTCCCCCTCTGAGGCTGATCAAGAACTCAGTGGAGTCCTCCTCCAACTCTCACATCCCCCAGCCAGGAGCCAAATCAAGTCCTTCCTCGCAGTTGCTCCTCCAACCCAAAGTAGAGCCTTTAACTCAGCACGAGATGAAGACgcagctggagcaggacagcATCATCGAAGCTCTCCTGCCTCTGAGTATGGAAGCCAAGATCAAGCAAGAGGTCACAGAAGGGGACCTCAAAGCCATCATCGCAGGGGCAGCGAACAAGAAAGCCCCAACCATGAGGAAAGTTTTGTACCCCTGCCGTTTCTGTGACCAGGTGTTTGCCTTCTCTGGTGTCCTGAGAGCTCATATCCGTTCTCACTTGGGTATTTCCCCATACCAATGCAACATCTGTGACTACATCGCAGCTGACAAGGCAGCGCTGATCCGGCACCTGCGGACACACAGCGGGGAGAGGCCTTACATCTGTAAAATCTGCCACTACCCGTTCACAGTGAAAGCCAATTGTGAGAGGCACCTGCGAAAGAAGCACCTCAAAGTGACCAGGAAGGATATAGAGAAGAACATAGAATATGTCACCAGCAATGCTGCAGAGATGGTGGATGCCTTCTGCTCCCCAGACACTGTGTGCAAGCTGTGTGGCGAGGACCTGAAGCATTACCGGGCCCTCCGCATTCACATGAGGACGCACAGCGGCTGCCAGAAGAAGAAGCCGTTTGAGTGCAAGGAGTGTGGCACAGCCTTTTCGGCCAAGAGAAATTGCATTCACCATATCCTCAAGCAGCACTTGCATGTGCAAGAAAGGGAGATTGAGAATTACATCTTAGTGGTGGACTGCAGTGCCCAGGAAAGCCAGACAGATCCTCCTTTATTGGAGGACAGCACTTATATGGACCGCAAGCCCATGACGCCTTTCCTGGAGCCACAAAACGGCTTCTTGCTTGGGACGTCGTCTCACGTTCCCATCAAACTTGAACCTGCGGGCAACTTCCCGATGGATTTTGACGAGCCATTGGATTTCTCTCAGAAGAACAAAAACCTGGGTGCTGTGCAAGTGAAGCAGGAGAACCTGTTTGGCTCTTCTCCCCTGTCCCTCTATGACTGTTCCATGGAGCCTATCGACCTGTCCATCCCCAAAGCCCTGAAGAAGGATAAAGATGATGTCCCATGTGAAGCCAGGAATCAAGACTTGGCTGCTTCTGGGAACAGTGATAAAGCCTACAACTGTCTGCAGTGTCCTGTGGTTTTTGGTGCCAGTGGGAACTCAGAGAAAAACAGGGCTGTCAGACATCCCCAGCCACTGAAAGGTTCATTGCATTTGACTGTCCCAATCATTTCCCCAGCTCTTCTTGGCAATTCTGCCTTGCTGAGACCCTTGAGGCCTAAACCACCACCGCCACCTCTCTTGCCAAAGCCTCCAGTAACTAAAGAGCTGCCACCATTGGCTTCCATTGCACAGATCATTTCATCTGTGTCTTCTGCTCCCGCTTTGCTGAAAACGGAGGCTGCAGACGCCAGTCCCAAAGCAGTGAGCAGCTCCACTGGGTGTGACAAATCAGGGAACGCCAAAGCAAAAGTGACAATCGTGACCGCCATTCAGAGAGACTCCAGCCTGCCCAGTGACCTGACTCAGGCGTGTGATCCAGAGCAGTCTCCCATTGCCGATGCTGGGTTGACTAAGAAAAGAGgtagaaagaaaggaacaaaaaataaGCCTAAACTTAGCAGTGGTGTGGATCTG contains:
- the RREB1 gene encoding ras-responsive element-binding protein 1 isoform X4; amino-acid sequence: MSRRKQPSPSKVRLLEGAAEEDAEEPDATIHTTLSEETSNHEESHSLSGDKNEEQQLESLNSYKVSPSSPNSLDGADLSSIDAMMSAVMNVGKIAENGGNSQNVKSPSKSPAPNRIGRRNQETKEEKSSYTCPLCEKICTTQHQLTMHIRQHNTDTGGTDHSCSICGKSLSSASSLDRHMLVHSGERPYKCSVCGQSFTTNGNMHRHMKIHEKDPNSTASTTPPSPLKRRRLSSKRKFSHDAEMDREERTPAKKVVEDGHSGEGDKKAEEEVYHCPVCFKDFFCKYGLESHMETHPDNSLRCDICCITFRTHRGLLRHNAVIHKQLPRDPMGKPFIQNNPSIPAGFHDLGFTDFSCRKFPRISQVWCETNLRRCISDFHRFICETCNKAFPMLSALKLHTETHVVDQGKDKHKPQSTTPPGETPDQKAFMASLGLQYTKDIKPIKQEDNTQDEVQEMRLRALKSNLPQEPGSTGLLSLSPLEAASMGGSFSVLPPTKENIKLLSLQPFQKGFIIQPDSSIVVKPISNESAIELADIQQILKMASSAPPQISLPPLSKAPSVPVQSIFKHMPPLKPKPLVTPRTVVATSTPPPLISAQQASPGCISPSLPPPPLRLIKNSVESSSNSHIPQPGAKSSPSSQLLLQPKVEPLTQHEMKTQLEQDSIIEALLPLSMEAKIKQEVTEGDLKAIIAGAANKKAPTMRKVLYPCRFCDQVFAFSGVLRAHIRSHLGISPYQCNICDYIAADKAALIRHLRTHSGERPYICKICHYPFTVKANCERHLRKKHLKVTRKDIEKNIEYVTSNAAEMVDAFCSPDTVCKLCGEDLKHYRALRIHMRTHSGCQKKKPFECKECGTAFSAKRNCIHHILKQHLHVQEREIENYILVVDCSAQESQTDPPLLEDSTYMDRKPMTPFLEPQNGFLLGTSSHVPIKLEPAGNFPMDFDEPLDFSQKNKNLGAVQVKQENLFGSSPLSLYDCSMEPIDLSIPKALKKDKDDVPCEARNQDLAASGNSDKAYNCLQCPVVFGASGNSEKNRAVRHPQPLKGSLHLTVPIISPALLGNSALLRPLRPKPPPPPLLPKPPVTKELPPLASIAQIISSVSSAPALLKTEAADASPKAVSSSTGCDKSGNAKAKVTIVTAIQRDSSLPSDLTQACDPEQSPIADAGLTKKRGRKKGTKNKPKLSSGVDLESSGEFASIEKMLATTDTNKFSPFLQSTDSFKEESSRNGTSEDEKETAEDKLLRGKRNAYSDCLQNIPCPYCPRVFPWANSLQRHMLTHTDSQSDAETLATGNEVLDLTSCEKEQPEEITELPESECGPKEEQKADSPLAEEDAEEKVDGYEEGPEEDSVRDRTSVKPVNGPSL
- the RREB1 gene encoding ras-responsive element-binding protein 1 isoform X3 produces the protein MKENSSSECPRPGFWHMKIHEKDPNSTASTTPPSPLKRRRLSSKRKFSHDAEMDREERTPAKKVVEDGHSGEGDKKAEEEVYHCPVCFKDFFCKYGLESHMETHPDNSLRCDICCITFRTHRGLLRHNAVIHKQLPRDPMGKPFIQNNPSIPAGFHDLGFTDFSCRKFPRISQVWCETNLRRCISDFHRFICETCNKAFPMLSALKLHTETHVVDQGKDKHKPQSTTPPGETPDQKAFMASLGLQYTKDIKPIKQEDNTQDEVQEMRLRALKSNLPQEPGSTGLLSLSPLEAASMGGSFSVLPPTKENIKLLSLQPFQKGFIIQPDSSIVVKPISNESAIELADIQQILKMASSAPPQISLPPLSKAPSVPVQSIFKHMPPLKPKPLVTPRTVVATSTPPPLISAQQASPGCISPSLPPPPLRLIKNSVESSSNSHIPQPGAKSSPSSQLLLQPKVEPLTQHEMKTQLEQDSIIEALLPLSMEAKIKQEVTEGDLKAIIAGAANKKAPTMRKVLYPCRFCDQVFAFSGVLRAHIRSHLGISPYQCNICDYIAADKAALIRHLRTHSGERPYICKICHYPFTVKANCERHLRKKHLKVTRKDIEKNIEYVTSNAAEMVDAFCSPDTVCKLCGEDLKHYRALRIHMRTHSGCQKKKPFECKECGTAFSAKRNCIHHILKQHLHVQEREIENYILVVDCSAQESQTDPPLLEDSTYMDRKPMTPFLEPQNGFLLGTSSHVPIKLEPAGNFPMDFDEPLDFSQKNKNLGAVQVKQENLFGSSPLSLYDCSMEPIDLSIPKALKKDKDDVPCEARNQDLAASGNSDKAYNCLQCPVVFGASGNSEKNRAVRHPQPLKGSLHLTVPIISPALLGNSALLRPLRPKPPPPPLLPKPPVTKELPPLASIAQIISSVSSAPALLKTEAADASPKAVSSSTGCDKSGNAKAKVTIVTAIQRDSSLPSDLTQACDPEQSPIADAGLTKKRGRKKGTKNKPKLSSGVDLESSGEFASIEKMLATTDTNKFSPFLQSTDSFKEESSRNGTSEDEKETAEDKLLRGKRNAYSDCLQNIPCPYCPRVFPWANSLQRHMLTHTDSQSDAETLATGNEVLDLTSCEKEQPEEITELPESECGPKEEQKADSPLAEEDAEEKVDGYEEGPEEDSVSNKSLDLNFASKLMDFKLAESDQSAGRSSQTERKHACDICGKTFKFAGTLSRHKKAHTREDRKDERSSEDESKSIQDDAGAPSMQDSGLEQEESPMDLKVVESPVDCEATGKENEESESISEGEGTERKSTEKSSDDRKPKTDGAKSTAKADKRKKVCTVCNKRFWSLQDLTRHMRSHTGERPYKCQTCERTFTLKHSLVRHQRIHQKVKNARNHGKESDREETQSRCGEDSENESSHSGTNPISENECDSAGGVGSHASLMGSRKESLAGTAKDSPCREERPSGRGAGTCLAEPTKSAQKQAAKDQEPRGSSEHERPSGFIQDLLEMHNKKSPMNHILASADSAPQLLGVE